From the genome of Castor canadensis chromosome 4, mCasCan1.hap1v2, whole genome shotgun sequence, one region includes:
- the Znf396 gene encoding zinc finger protein 396 — MSSTHLPQTSEEPYEIIMVKMEKEEQASDPDPSLHWNSSYSPETFRQRFRQFGYQNSPGPRETLSQLREFCHHWLRPEEHTKEQILELLVLEQFLAILPEELQAWVQKHQPENGEEAVTLLEDVEKKVDGPAMQVSFGGRKAMIADKLAPWEIPQELPSSRLKPLKKQLQWASWELQSLRQHDKDTKTINVNSALRQKTSPGMELNCDASNTLHMNASQNFTSRGTWEQDGRFERRQGNSSRKKQHKCDECGKIFSQSSALILHRRIHSGEKPYACDQCAKAFSRSAILIQHRRTHTGEKPFKCYECGKAFSQSSNLFRHRKRHTREKVLSVS; from the exons ATGTCATCAACACACCTTCCACAAACTTCAGAGGAGCCCTATGAGATTATCATGGTgaagatggagaaggaagagCAGGCCAGTGATCCAGACCCTAGCCTCCACTGGAACAGCAGTTACAGCCCAGAGACCTTCCGCCAGAGGTTTCGGCAGTTTGGCTATCAGAATTCACCTGGGCCCCGGGAGACTTTAAGCCAGCTCCGAGAATTTTGTCATCACTGGCTGAGGCCAGAGGAACACACCAAGGAACAGATCCTGGAGCTGCTGGTACTGGAGCAGTTCCTGGCCATCCTGCCCGAGGAGCTGCAGGCCTGGGTGCAGAAGCACCAACCAGAGAATGGAGAGGAAGCTGTGACTTTGctggaggatgtggagaaaaaggttGATGGGCCAGCCATGCAG GTCTCTTTTGGAGGAAGAAAGGCCATGATTGCAGATAAGCTAGCACCTTGGGAAATCCCTCAGGAGTTACCAAGTAGCCGGCTCAAGCCCTTGAAGAAGCAGCTCCAGTGGGCATCGTGGGAGCTGCAGTCTTTAAGACAACATG acaaagacaccaaaactaTAAATGTGAACTCTGCTTTGAGGCAGAAGACTTCCCCAGGCATGGAACTGAATTGTGATGCTTCTAACACTCTTCATATGAATGCCTCCCAGAATTTCACATCTAGAGGAACCTGGGAACAAGATGGCAGGTTTGAAAGAAGACAAGGAAACTCCTctagaaaaaaacaacacaagtGTGATGAATGTGGCAAAATCTTTAGTCAGAGCTCAGCCCTTATTTTACATCGGAGAATCCACAGTGGAGAGAAGCCTTATGCATGTGATCAGTGTGCAAAAGCTTTCAGCCGAAGTGCAATTCTGATTCAGCATCGAAGAACCCACACTGGGGAAAAACCCTTTAAGTGTTATGAATGTGGCAAGGCATTTAGTCAGAGCTCCAATCTTTTCAGACATAGGAAACGACACACTAGAGAAAAAGTCCTGTCAGTGTCATGA